One window of Amaranthus tricolor cultivar Red isolate AtriRed21 chromosome 13, ASM2621246v1, whole genome shotgun sequence genomic DNA carries:
- the LOC130798570 gene encoding F-box/LRR-repeat protein 17 yields the protein MMRHHIAATPSTTTPTTPVTPMLDPAKRGKKRGGYICGRCGLPKKGHVCSGVGPATIADNVPSTPRVLPPRTQRVLSFDDVDVVDSSEIEGGGKFEELGKGDDGSFDPDKIVSGGLPAGYMWAVMKRLPPSSVMLASGVCKGWRDVANQIWKNTEELRVRVPVVGSVGFVGSVLKKCSSSLVRISLRMESDVDSTMLACIAFSCPNLESIEILTSGLSVNRITGDELGRFVADKRSLTSFKMDGCINLGSVVISSSSLSTLWLSDLHSLSKTIFNCPNMKEVSLNFSHQENDTTDITNMMDNLGKFCPKLQNIHVASTKLSHDTVLALSAANLRGLRMLSLVLGSGITDASVAAIVYSFSKLELLDLSGSSITDNGIGIICNTFSRTLSRLLLALCPNITSSGIQFATAQLPILELMDCGMSICDPEMDDICADESNDSKKNSKAHHVYQKLIIKHNRLTKLSLWGCSGLDALYLNCPELKDLNLTSCRNLHPERLLFQCPNLESIHATGCVDSLCEVIETQMDSAPLESHLLSKRMADGSKRVRVPHIIGQQPSEDSKQLEVRKRRCIVFTE from the exons ATGATGCGCCATCACATTGCCGCCACCCCATCCACCACAACTCCGACTACCCCAGTAACTCCCATGCTTGATCCCGCAAAACGAGGGAAAAAACGAGGGGGTTACATCTGTGGACGATGTGGGCTCCCCAAGAAAGGGCATGTGTGCAGTGGTGTTGGGCCCGCCACCATCGCAGACAACGTCCCTTCTACTCCGAGGGTGCTTCCGCCTCGTACGCAGAGGGTTTTATCGTTTGATGATGTGGATGTTGTCGATTCATCTGAGATTGAGGGAGGTGGGAAGTTTGAGGAATTAGGGAAAGGGGATGATGGGTCGTTTGACCCGGATAAGATTGTTTCGGGTGGGTTGCCAGCGGGGTATATGTGGGCGGTTATGAAGAGATTGCCTCCATCATCGGTGATGTTGGCTTCTGGGGTTTGTAAAGGATGGAGAGATGTTGCTAATCAGATTTGGAAGAATACAGAGGAGTTGCGGGTTCGGGTTCCGGTTGTTGGATCGGTTGGGTTTGTTGGGTCGGTGTTGAAGAAGTGTTCTTCGTCTCTTGTTAGGATCTCTCTCAGAATGGAGAG TGACGTGGATTCAACAATGCTCGCTTGCATCGCTTTCTCTTGTCCAAATTTGGAGTCCATAGAGATCCTTACGTCAGGATTATCAGTCAATCGGATAACTGG AGATGAGCTGGGTCGTTTTGTTGCTGATAAACGATCTCTTACGAGTTTTAAGATGGATGGGTGCATTAATCTTGGATCAGTTGTCATTTCTTCAAGCAGTCTTTCTACACTATGGCTTTCTGATCTTCATTCTCTATCTAAGACG ATTTTCAACTGCCCAAATATGAAGGAGGTTTCTTTGAACTTTTCTCATCAAGAAAATGATACAACTGATATCACAAACATGATGGACAACTTGGGAAAATTCTGCCCAAAATTGCAGAATATTCATGTTGCATCAACGAAATTGTCTCACGATACTGTTCTTGCTCTTTCCGCAGCAAATTTGAG GGGATTGAGAATGCTTTCGCTAGTATTGGGTTCCGGAATCACTGATGCTTCTGTTGCTGCCATTGTTTACAGCTTTTCAAAGTTAGAGCTCCTTGACTTGAGTGG GTCAAGCATCACTGACAATGGCATTGGAATTATATGCAACACATTCTCCCGAACTCTATCAAGACTACTACTTGCACTTTGCCCTAATATTACTTCAA GTGGTATTCAATTTGCCACGGCACAATTACCTATTCTTGAGCTAATGGACTGTGGTATGTCCATTTGTGATCCTGAAATGGATGATATTTGTGCGGATGAAAGCAATGATTCTAAGAAAAATAGCAAAGCCCATCATGTATACCAAAAACTTATTATCAAGCATAACAGGTTGACGAAACTTAGCTTATGGGGTTGTTCTGGTTTAGAT GCTCTATACTTAAACTGTCCAGAGCTCAAGGACCTAAACCTTACCTCCTGTAGAAATTTGCATCCAG AAAGGTTACTTTTTCAGTGTCCCAATTTAGAAAGCATTCATGCTACTGGGTGTGTAGATTCACTGTGTGAAGTTATTGAAACTCAG ATGGATAGCGCTCCACTAGAAAGCCATTTACTAAGCAAGCGAATGGCTGACGGCTCTAAGCGAGTTAGAGTTCCTCACATTATCGGTCAACAG CCTTCTGAGGATAGCAAGCAATTGGAAGTTCGTAAGCGAAGATGTATTGTATTTACAGAATAA
- the LOC130798571 gene encoding glutathione reductase, chloroplastic, whose product MAASACLTNTTPKLTTTFSSSSSSRTLHKLCKRFPLILLSSSRSLSSYSSLSPKTLRFLSPHRNNLLRRNFSPRAEFSSSSDNGGQYDFDLFTIGAGSGGVRASRFASNFGASVAVCELPFSTISSETAGGVGGTCVLRGCVPKKLLVYSSKYSHEFEESHGFGWSYDTEPKHDWSTLIANKNAELQRLTGIYKNILKNANVTLIEGRGKIVDPHTVDVDGKLYSARHILISVGGRPYIPDIPGSEYAIDSDAALDLPEKPKKIAIIGGGYISLEFAGIFNGLGSDVHVFIRQKKVLRGFDEEVRDFVSEQMSVRGVEFHTEESPQAIIKAADGTLTLKTNKETIDGFSHIMFATGRKPNTKNLGLEAVGVKMDKNGAIQVNEFSQSSVPSIWAVGDVTDRVNLTPVALMEGGALAKTLFKNEPTKPDYRAVPSAVFSQPPIGQVGLTEEQAIESFGDVDVFTANFRPLKATLSGLPDRVFTKLLVCAKTDKVIGLHMCGEDAPEIMQGFAVAVKAGLTKADFDATIGIHPTAAEEFVTMRTPTRQIRNGPPKGKKDSEPRTVAGV is encoded by the exons ATGGCGGCTTCGGCTTGCTTAACCAACACCACACCAAAACTCACCACCACcttctcttcatcttcttcttcgaGAACTCTTCATAAACTCTGCAAAAGATTCCCTCTCATTTTACTCTCTTCTTCACGTTCTCTCTCTTCATATTCTAGCCTTTCTCCCAAAACCCTACgttttctctctcctcatcgGAATAATCTTCTCCGCCGGAATTTCTCACCTCGTGCtgaattttcttcttcttccgaTAATGGCGGTCAATATGATTTCGATCTCTTTACTATTGGTGCTGGTAGCGGTGGTGTTCGAGCTTCTCGTTTCGCTTCCAATTTCGGTGCTTCTGTTGCTGTATGTGAGCTTCCTTTTAGCACTATATCGTCTGAGACTGCTGGTGGTGTTGGCGGAAC CTGTGTACTTCGAGGATGCGTGCCAAAGAAGCTGCTTGTATATTCTTCTAAATATTCTCATGAATTTGAGGAAAGCCATGGGTTTGGCTGGAGTTATGATACTGAACCCAAGCATGACTGGAGCACCCTGATTGCTAACAAGAATGCTGAACTTCAGCGCCTTACGGGCATCTACAAAAATATCCTGAAAAATGCAAATGTCACACTTATTGAAGGCCGTGGAAAG ATTGTAGATCCTCACACAGTTGATGTGGATGGAAAACTTTACTCCGCGAGGCACATATTGATTTCTGTTGGCGGCCGTCCTTATATCCCTGATATTCCGGGTAGTGAATATGCTATTGATTCTGATGCTGCTCTTGATCTCCCAGAAAAGCCTAAGAAAATTGCTATTATTGGGGGCGGCTACATTAGTTTGGAATTCGCTGGTATCTTCAATGGTTTAGGAAGTGATGTTCATGTTTTTATTCGTCAAAAGAAGGTCTTAAGAGGTTTTGATGAAGAG GTCAGAGATTTTGTTTCAGAACAAATGTCAGTGAGAGGAGTTGAGTTTCACACAGAAGAATCTCCCCAAGCTATCATTAAAGCTGCAGATGGCACATTAACGTTAAAGACCAACAAGGAAACTATTGATGGTTTCTCACATATCATGTTTGCCACAGGGCGAAAACCAAATACCAAG AATTTGGGGCTGGAAGCTGTGGGGGTAAAGATGGACAAGAATGGAGCCATACAG GTTAATGAGTTTTCCCAGTCGTCGGTTCCTTCTATTTGGGCGGTAGGTGATGTTACTGATAGAGTGAACTTGACACCTGTTGCTTTGATGGAGGGAGGAGCATTAGCAAAGACATTGTTCAAAAATGAACCAACAAAACCTGATTATCG AGCTGTACCTTCTGCTGTGTTTTCCCAGCCACCTATTGGCCAAGTCGGTCTAACAGAGGAGCAA GCCATAGAGTCATTTGGTGATGTTGATGTTTTCACTGCAAATTTTAGGCCGTTAAAAGCCACTTTATCCGGTCTTCCAGACCGTGTATTCACGAAACTTCTAGTCTGTGCAAAGACTGATAAAGTCATTGGGTTACACATGTGCGGAGAGGATGCACCAGAAATAATGCAG GGGTTTGCAGTTGCAGTAAAAGCTGGCTTGACAAAGGCGGACTTCGATGCGACAATTGGAATTCATCCCACAGCAGCAGAAGAGTTTGTTACAATGAGGACGCCTACTCGCCAAATTCGCAATGGACCACCAAAG GGTAAAAAGGATTCTGAGCCTCGAACTGTAGCAGGAGTCTAG
- the LOC130798572 gene encoding probable galacturonosyltransferase 6 isoform X1: protein MKRFRMRQRILILFLLSLSVFAPLVIVSFKLKTLTSDGRTEFAEDLPIIMQHVLPLNAIEQEAGKGLKEPNPEVYRDHNYSTVFDLSQNQDETSSSLSSTRSDRKAIEQIVGDGVKQIQTKEYVLTKNGKVNADKKADEHDHGVQAPRVTTVAHVQGSRRKTQKVTDEKLKQMKDQVIRAKAYLSFATANGNAHLVKELRLRIKEVQQALGEAKKDSELSRSALQKMKYMESSLSIANHAYPDCSNMVSKLRAMTDSVEEQVQSQRKQTSFLTELAGRTTPKGLHCLSMRLTTEYFMLHSEQQRVPNQQFVYSLDLFHYVTLSDNVLAAAVVVNSTVSNALEPERIVFHVVTDSWNYPAFFMWFLLNPPGKATVQVINAQEYKWWNVYESSRAKQISHDPRYSSLLNHLRFYLPEIFPQLDKIVFLDHDVVVQRDLSNLWNIAMKGKVNGAVETCQEGDTSFRRMDMFINFSDPLFGGKFDANACTWAFGMNLFDLRQWRRHDLTSSYRRFLSKGGRRHVWKEGSLPLGWITFYSRTLPLDRRWHLLGLGFDSLLKTEDIEHAAVIHYDGIMKPWLDIGVKKYKGYWNKYVNYDHPYMQQCNLHG from the exons ATGAAGCGGTTTCGAATGCGGCAGAGGATCCTCATCCTCTTCCTTCTTTCGCTTTCTGTATTTGCTCCTCTTGTTATTGTCTCATTTAAACTCAAAACTCTTACTTCTGATg GGAGAACTGAGTTCGCTGAAGATTTACCAATTATT ATGCAACATGTGTTACCACTAAATGCAATCGAACAG GAAGCAGGTAAAGGTTTGAAAGAGCCTAATCCAGAGGTTTATAGAGATCATAATTACTCCACAGTTTTTGATTTGAGTCAGAATCAGGATGAAACTTCTTCCTCATTGTCGTCTACTAGATCAGATAGGAAAG CAATTGAGCAAATAGTTGGAGATGGAGTGAAGCAAATTCAGACAAAGGAATATGTTTTAACAAAAAATGGCAAG GTTAACGCAGATAAAAAAGCTGATGAACATGATCATGGAGTTCAAGCCCCACGTGTGACGACTGTTGCACATGTTCAGGGGTCACGTAGGAAGACACAGAAGGTTACTGATGAGAAGTTGAAGCAAATGAAAGATCAGGTGATTAGGGCCAAGGCATACCTGAGTTTTGCTACGGCTAATGGAAACGCCCATCTAGTTAAAGAGTTGAGGCTACGCATAAAAGAAGTTCAACAAGCACTGGGTGAAGCCAAAAAAGATTCAGAATTGTCAAGAAG TGCTTTGCAGAAAATGAAATATATGGAGAGTTCCTTGTCAATAGCAAATCATGCATACCCAgattgctcaaacatggttagtAAGCTCCGTGCTATGACAGATAGTGTTGAAGAACAAGTCCAATCTCAGAGGAAGCAAACATCATTTCTTACAGAACTTGCTGGAAGAACAACTCCGAAAGGCCTCCATTGTCTTTCTATGAGGCTCACTACAGAATACTTTATGTTGCATTCCGAGCAACAAAGAGTTCCCAATCAACAGTTTGTTTACAGTCTAGACCTTTTTCATTATGTTACCCTCTCCGACAATGTCTTGGCTGCTGCAGTAGTTGTGAACTCCACAGTGTCAAATGCCCTG GAACCAGAGAGAATTGTCTTCCATGTGGTAACAGATTCTTGGAACTATCCCGCATTTTTCATGTGGTTTTTGTTGAACCCTCCTGGAAAAGCAACTGTCCAGGTCATAAATGCACAAGAATATAAGTGGTGGAACGTGTATGAGTCATCAAGGGCGAAGCAAATTTCCCATGATCCTAGATATTCATCTCTACTAAATCATCTACGATTTTACCTTCCTGAAATTTTCCCGCAGCTGGATAAGATAGTATTCCTTGACCATGATGTGGTGGTTCAAAGGGATTTAAGTAATCTCTGGAACATTGCTATGAAGGGGAAAGTTAATGGCGCAGTAGAGACATGCCAAGAAGGTGATACTTCATTTCGGCGGATGGATATGTTCATCAATTTTTCTGATCCACTTTTTGGCGGGAAGTTTGATGCCAATGCTTGTACTTGGGCATTTGGGATGAATTTGTTTGACTTAAGACAGTGGAGGCGCCATGATTTGACCTCAAGCTATCGTAGATTTCTTTCGAAG GGTGGTAGAAGGCATGTTTGGAAGGAAGGAAGTCTGCCTTTAGGTTGGATTACATTTTATAGTCGAACTTTACCTCTGGACAGGCGGTGGCATCTTCTGGGGCTAGGATTTGACTCACTGTTGAAGACGGAGGACATTGAACACGCAGCCGTTATACACTATGATGGAATCATGAAACCTTGGTTGGATATTGGGGTGAAAAAGTACAAAGGATATTGGAACAAATATGTCAATTATGATCATCCTTACATGCAACAATGTAATCTTCATGGGTAA
- the LOC130798572 gene encoding probable galacturonosyltransferase 6 isoform X2: MKLLPHCRLLDQIGKASKLESIEQIVGDGVKQIQTKEYVLTKNGKVNADKKADEHDHGVQAPRVTTVAHVQGSRRKTQKVTDEKLKQMKDQVIRAKAYLSFATANGNAHLVKELRLRIKEVQQALGEAKKDSELSRSALQKMKYMESSLSIANHAYPDCSNMVSKLRAMTDSVEEQVQSQRKQTSFLTELAGRTTPKGLHCLSMRLTTEYFMLHSEQQRVPNQQFVYSLDLFHYVTLSDNVLAAAVVVNSTVSNALEPERIVFHVVTDSWNYPAFFMWFLLNPPGKATVQVINAQEYKWWNVYESSRAKQISHDPRYSSLLNHLRFYLPEIFPQLDKIVFLDHDVVVQRDLSNLWNIAMKGKVNGAVETCQEGDTSFRRMDMFINFSDPLFGGKFDANACTWAFGMNLFDLRQWRRHDLTSSYRRFLSKGGRRHVWKEGSLPLGWITFYSRTLPLDRRWHLLGLGFDSLLKTEDIEHAAVIHYDGIMKPWLDIGVKKYKGYWNKYVNYDHPYMQQCNLHG, from the exons ATGAAACTTCTTCCTCATTGTCGTCTACTAGATCAGATAGGAAAGGCTAGTAAACTTGAAT CAATTGAGCAAATAGTTGGAGATGGAGTGAAGCAAATTCAGACAAAGGAATATGTTTTAACAAAAAATGGCAAG GTTAACGCAGATAAAAAAGCTGATGAACATGATCATGGAGTTCAAGCCCCACGTGTGACGACTGTTGCACATGTTCAGGGGTCACGTAGGAAGACACAGAAGGTTACTGATGAGAAGTTGAAGCAAATGAAAGATCAGGTGATTAGGGCCAAGGCATACCTGAGTTTTGCTACGGCTAATGGAAACGCCCATCTAGTTAAAGAGTTGAGGCTACGCATAAAAGAAGTTCAACAAGCACTGGGTGAAGCCAAAAAAGATTCAGAATTGTCAAGAAG TGCTTTGCAGAAAATGAAATATATGGAGAGTTCCTTGTCAATAGCAAATCATGCATACCCAgattgctcaaacatggttagtAAGCTCCGTGCTATGACAGATAGTGTTGAAGAACAAGTCCAATCTCAGAGGAAGCAAACATCATTTCTTACAGAACTTGCTGGAAGAACAACTCCGAAAGGCCTCCATTGTCTTTCTATGAGGCTCACTACAGAATACTTTATGTTGCATTCCGAGCAACAAAGAGTTCCCAATCAACAGTTTGTTTACAGTCTAGACCTTTTTCATTATGTTACCCTCTCCGACAATGTCTTGGCTGCTGCAGTAGTTGTGAACTCCACAGTGTCAAATGCCCTG GAACCAGAGAGAATTGTCTTCCATGTGGTAACAGATTCTTGGAACTATCCCGCATTTTTCATGTGGTTTTTGTTGAACCCTCCTGGAAAAGCAACTGTCCAGGTCATAAATGCACAAGAATATAAGTGGTGGAACGTGTATGAGTCATCAAGGGCGAAGCAAATTTCCCATGATCCTAGATATTCATCTCTACTAAATCATCTACGATTTTACCTTCCTGAAATTTTCCCGCAGCTGGATAAGATAGTATTCCTTGACCATGATGTGGTGGTTCAAAGGGATTTAAGTAATCTCTGGAACATTGCTATGAAGGGGAAAGTTAATGGCGCAGTAGAGACATGCCAAGAAGGTGATACTTCATTTCGGCGGATGGATATGTTCATCAATTTTTCTGATCCACTTTTTGGCGGGAAGTTTGATGCCAATGCTTGTACTTGGGCATTTGGGATGAATTTGTTTGACTTAAGACAGTGGAGGCGCCATGATTTGACCTCAAGCTATCGTAGATTTCTTTCGAAG GGTGGTAGAAGGCATGTTTGGAAGGAAGGAAGTCTGCCTTTAGGTTGGATTACATTTTATAGTCGAACTTTACCTCTGGACAGGCGGTGGCATCTTCTGGGGCTAGGATTTGACTCACTGTTGAAGACGGAGGACATTGAACACGCAGCCGTTATACACTATGATGGAATCATGAAACCTTGGTTGGATATTGGGGTGAAAAAGTACAAAGGATATTGGAACAAATATGTCAATTATGATCATCCTTACATGCAACAATGTAATCTTCATGGGTAA
- the LOC130798574 gene encoding photosystem II reaction center W protein, chloroplastic-like, producing MASITASSSASLVARASLVHNSRVSLSSSPILGLPAITKKGKVRCSIESKASSQESSSTKKGMGGSLLAAAAAATMSSPAMALVDERMSTEGTGLPFGLSNNLLGWILLGVFGLIWALYFVYVSGLDEDEESGLSL from the exons atGGCCTCCATTACTGCCAGTTCTTCAGCTTCTTTAGTTGCTCGTGCTAGTCTTGTGCACAACTCTAGGGTTTCACTTTCGTCTTCACCCATTCTTG gattaccagcaataacaAAGAAAGGCAAGGTAAGATGCTCAATTGAGAGCAAAGCATCCAGCCAAGAAAGCAGCTCAACAAAGAAGGGAATGGGTGGCTCATTGCTAGCTGCTGCGGCTGCCGCTACCATGTCAAGCCCAGCAATGGCTCTTGTTGATGAGAGAATGAGCACCGAAGGAACTGGTCTTCCTTTTGGGTTGAGCAACAACCTTCTTGGTTGGATCCTTTTGGGTGTTTTTGGTCTCATTTGGGCTCTTTACTTTGTCTATGTTTCTGGTCTTGACGAGGATGAGGAATCTGGATTGTCCCTTTAA
- the LOC130798573 gene encoding iron-sulfur protein required for NADH dehydrogenase, mitochondrial isoform X2: MKGAFKFNVIFNKWKFGGVREISALPGKAKGLKIDGVKDIVAVASVNLAVALANKCQLAVGLLDADVYGPSIPTMMKLHGKPEVNENLKMIPKENYSVKCMSMGLLVEKDAPIVWRGPMVMNALEKMAKGVDWGQLDVLVVDMPPGTGDAQLTISQRLQLSGAIIVSTPQDIALLDARRGAHMFNKVDVPIIGIIENMSCFMCPHCCQPSYIFGEGGARRTAAELCLQYLGDVPLEMDIRTSCDEGVPIVISSPDSASASGYTDVAQKVMKRLEELSQKQFRPEISV, translated from the exons ATGAAAGGAGCATTcaaatttaatgttatttttaacaaatgg AAATTTGGGGGTGTTAGGGAGATTTCTGCATTGCCTGGAAAGGCCAAAGGTCTAAAGATTGATGGGGTTAAGGATATTGTAGCAGTAGCTTCAG TTAATTTGGCTGTTGCCCTTGCCAATAAATGTCAACTTGCTGTCGGTTTGCTTGATGCTGATGTCTATGGACCTTCTATTCCGACAATGATGAAACTTCATGGAAAGCCAGAAGTTAATGAGA ATCTAAAGATGATTCCCAAGGAGAATTATTCAGTAAAGTGCATGTCAATGGGGTTGCTTGTGGAAAAGGATGCACCAATTGTTTGGAGAGGGCCCATG GTCATGAATGCTTTAGAGAAAATGGCAAAAGGAGTTGACTGGGGCCAGCTTGATGTTCTTGTGGTGGACATGCCACCGGGAACTGGCGATGCTCAGCTGACTATTTCCCAGAGGCTGCAATTATCAG GTGCTATAATTGTCTCCACTCCTCAAGATATAGCACTGCTTGATGCTCGAAGAGGTGCTCACATGTTCAACAAAGTTGATGTTCCG ATCATAGGGATCATAGAAAACATGAGCTGCTTTATGTGTCCACACTGTTGCCAGCCTTCATATATATTTGGGGAAGGAGGGGCCAGGAGGACAGCAGCTGAACTATGTCTCCAATATCTTGGTGAT GTACCATTAGAGATGGACATTAGAACTAGCTGTGACGAAGGGGTTCCTATTGTAATATCATCGCCAGATTCTGCCAGCGCTAGTGGATATACTGATGTCGCTCAGAAGGTTATGAAGCGATTAGAGGAACTGTCGCAGAAGCAATTTCGCCCTGAAATTTCAGTCTGA
- the LOC130798573 gene encoding iron-sulfur protein required for NADH dehydrogenase, mitochondrial isoform X1 — MKGAFKFNVIFNKWKFGGVREISALPGKAKGLKIDGVKDIVAVASGKGGVGKSTTAVNLAVALANKCQLAVGLLDADVYGPSIPTMMKLHGKPEVNENLKMIPKENYSVKCMSMGLLVEKDAPIVWRGPMVMNALEKMAKGVDWGQLDVLVVDMPPGTGDAQLTISQRLQLSGAIIVSTPQDIALLDARRGAHMFNKVDVPIIGIIENMSCFMCPHCCQPSYIFGEGGARRTAAELCLQYLGDVPLEMDIRTSCDEGVPIVISSPDSASASGYTDVAQKVMKRLEELSQKQFRPEISV; from the exons ATGAAAGGAGCATTcaaatttaatgttatttttaacaaatgg AAATTTGGGGGTGTTAGGGAGATTTCTGCATTGCCTGGAAAGGCCAAAGGTCTAAAGATTGATGGGGTTAAGGATATTGTAGCAGTAGCTTCAGGTAAAGGTGGAGTTGGCAAGTCAACTACTGCAG TTAATTTGGCTGTTGCCCTTGCCAATAAATGTCAACTTGCTGTCGGTTTGCTTGATGCTGATGTCTATGGACCTTCTATTCCGACAATGATGAAACTTCATGGAAAGCCAGAAGTTAATGAGA ATCTAAAGATGATTCCCAAGGAGAATTATTCAGTAAAGTGCATGTCAATGGGGTTGCTTGTGGAAAAGGATGCACCAATTGTTTGGAGAGGGCCCATG GTCATGAATGCTTTAGAGAAAATGGCAAAAGGAGTTGACTGGGGCCAGCTTGATGTTCTTGTGGTGGACATGCCACCGGGAACTGGCGATGCTCAGCTGACTATTTCCCAGAGGCTGCAATTATCAG GTGCTATAATTGTCTCCACTCCTCAAGATATAGCACTGCTTGATGCTCGAAGAGGTGCTCACATGTTCAACAAAGTTGATGTTCCG ATCATAGGGATCATAGAAAACATGAGCTGCTTTATGTGTCCACACTGTTGCCAGCCTTCATATATATTTGGGGAAGGAGGGGCCAGGAGGACAGCAGCTGAACTATGTCTCCAATATCTTGGTGAT GTACCATTAGAGATGGACATTAGAACTAGCTGTGACGAAGGGGTTCCTATTGTAATATCATCGCCAGATTCTGCCAGCGCTAGTGGATATACTGATGTCGCTCAGAAGGTTATGAAGCGATTAGAGGAACTGTCGCAGAAGCAATTTCGCCCTGAAATTTCAGTCTGA
- the LOC130798573 gene encoding iron-sulfur protein required for NADH dehydrogenase, mitochondrial isoform X3, whose amino-acid sequence MKGAFKFNVIFNKWKFGGVREISALPGKAKGLKIDGVKDIVAVASGKGGVGKSTTADLKMIPKENYSVKCMSMGLLVEKDAPIVWRGPMVMNALEKMAKGVDWGQLDVLVVDMPPGTGDAQLTISQRLQLSGAIIVSTPQDIALLDARRGAHMFNKVDVPIIGIIENMSCFMCPHCCQPSYIFGEGGARRTAAELCLQYLGDVPLEMDIRTSCDEGVPIVISSPDSASASGYTDVAQKVMKRLEELSQKQFRPEISV is encoded by the exons ATGAAAGGAGCATTcaaatttaatgttatttttaacaaatgg AAATTTGGGGGTGTTAGGGAGATTTCTGCATTGCCTGGAAAGGCCAAAGGTCTAAAGATTGATGGGGTTAAGGATATTGTAGCAGTAGCTTCAGGTAAAGGTGGAGTTGGCAAGTCAACTACTGCAG ATCTAAAGATGATTCCCAAGGAGAATTATTCAGTAAAGTGCATGTCAATGGGGTTGCTTGTGGAAAAGGATGCACCAATTGTTTGGAGAGGGCCCATG GTCATGAATGCTTTAGAGAAAATGGCAAAAGGAGTTGACTGGGGCCAGCTTGATGTTCTTGTGGTGGACATGCCACCGGGAACTGGCGATGCTCAGCTGACTATTTCCCAGAGGCTGCAATTATCAG GTGCTATAATTGTCTCCACTCCTCAAGATATAGCACTGCTTGATGCTCGAAGAGGTGCTCACATGTTCAACAAAGTTGATGTTCCG ATCATAGGGATCATAGAAAACATGAGCTGCTTTATGTGTCCACACTGTTGCCAGCCTTCATATATATTTGGGGAAGGAGGGGCCAGGAGGACAGCAGCTGAACTATGTCTCCAATATCTTGGTGAT GTACCATTAGAGATGGACATTAGAACTAGCTGTGACGAAGGGGTTCCTATTGTAATATCATCGCCAGATTCTGCCAGCGCTAGTGGATATACTGATGTCGCTCAGAAGGTTATGAAGCGATTAGAGGAACTGTCGCAGAAGCAATTTCGCCCTGAAATTTCAGTCTGA